A genomic stretch from Schistosoma haematobium chromosome 2, whole genome shotgun sequence includes:
- the COQ4_1 gene encoding Ubiquinone biosynthesis protein, variant 2 (EggNog:ENOG410V98T~COG:H), whose product MLNHPDGCRILRDRPTIRTNTVDLDSLRKLPEGTFGKAYTKFLDKYGYSPDERHYVKFVDDQDLAYIMLRYREIHDLVHTLLGQPTDMLGEVVVKWVEGIQTLLPMCLTGGYFGSLRLAPKLVFTINNT is encoded by the exons ATGCTGAATCATCCTGATGGTTGTCGCATATTACG TGACCGACCAACTATTCGTACTAACACAGTTGATTTAGATAGCCTTCGTAAGCTGCCTGAGGGTACGTTTGGGAAAGCGTATACGAAGTTTCTGGATAAATAT GGTTATTCACCTGATGAAAGACACTATGTTAAATTTGTAGATGACCAAGATTTGGCTTACATCATGCTTCGGTACCGGGAAATACATGATTTGGTTCATACTTTGCTTGGTCAACCTACTGACATGCTTGGTGAAGTCGTTGTTAAATGGGTTGAAGGCATACAAACTCTTCTCCCTATGTGTTTAACTGGTGGTTACTTTGGTTCTCTGCGTCTCGCACCCAAGTTAGTATTTACTATcaataatacataa
- the COQ4_1 gene encoding Ubiquinone biosynthesis protein (EggNog:ENOG410V98T~COG:H) produces MSLSFRRVLPASRYFLRSQHTEIGVVAHEKLGDVENYPGHIKTSFLQKYLLSLGSGIGCLINPRRADLLSTFGETSGELALRQIFNRMLNHPDGCRILRDRPTIRTNTVDLDSLRKLPEGTFGKAYTKFLDKYGYSPDERHYVKFVDDQDLAYIMLRYREIHDLVHTLLGQPTDMLGEVVVKWVEGIQTLLPMCLTGGYFGSLRLAPKQTERFVESHLEYAIHTGREARFLMCVYFEEHWEDNLEDFRSSLNIQSPPPPRKLD; encoded by the exons ATGAGCCTGTCATTCAGAAGAGTTTTACCAGCAAGTCGTTATTTTCTTCGTTCACAGCATACTGAAA TAGGTGTTGTAGCTCACGAAAAACTTGGTGATGTTGAAAATTATCCTGGACACATCAAAACCAGTTTCTTACAAAAATATCTCCTGAGTCTTGGGAGCGGGATTGGCTGTCTGATTAACCCAAGAAGAGCTG ATCTGCTCAGCACATTTGGGGAGACTAGCGGAGAACTCGCCTTGCGCCAAATATTCAATAGAATGCTGAATCATCCTGATGGTTGTCGCATATTACG TGACCGACCAACTATTCGTACTAACACAGTTGATTTAGATAGCCTTCGTAAGCTGCCTGAGGGTACGTTTGGGAAAGCGTATACGAAGTTTCTGGATAAATAT GGTTATTCACCTGATGAAAGACACTATGTTAAATTTGTAGATGACCAAGATTTGGCTTACATCATGCTTCGGTACCGGGAAATACATGATTTGGTTCATACTTTGCTTGGTCAACCTACTGACATGCTTGGTGAAGTCGTTGTTAAATGGGTTGAAGGCATACAAACTCTTCTCCCTATGTGTTTAACTGGTGGTTACTTTGGTTCTCTGCGTCTCGCACCCAA aCAAACAGAGCGTTTCGTAGAAAGCCATCTAGAGTACGCAATTCATACTGGCAGAGAAGCTCGTTTTCTAATGTGTGTTTACTTTGAGGAACATTGGGAAGATAACTTGGAAGATTTCAGGTCATCCTTAAATATTCAGTCGCCGCCACCCCCCAGAAAACTGGATTGA